In a genomic window of Helianthus annuus cultivar XRQ/B chromosome 10, HanXRQr2.0-SUNRISE, whole genome shotgun sequence:
- the LOC110885459 gene encoding exonuclease mut-7 homolog isoform X1, protein MGVEEKTLKLSGGSMSNEEWSMSRHAYSDLTNVSPLVFLYLLKECYVYGTCKATAKFFALQHQVHQALHNKPRPGPAVFVARCLSLLPIFESHCEGFSHLMIAALRRLLKTGSTQEDLQEAKIHASKLFVIAVRGTKIHDDRILVKMLEVFGIRLTDINEVLFHSDIKNDSFEVIAKAFVDQFISKLLESQSYMTAVTLLEHLTIRHSEESFLHEMLEKQEYRAAEKWAAFMGKPMLCALIRGYVDRKLLKQAYELIKKNNLREEFPEVYKMGKESLICSSLKKLAEKGCWDIAEMRAKSDRQLLEYIVYLAMEAGYSEKVDELCERYSLTGFIKAKETEASLPHIRYLHLDELAIDDIIWVDEPVGLHEATCHIEGCKVIGLDCEWKPSYEKGSKNNKVSIMQIATEKMVFIIDLLKLSNEAPAVLDSCLIRIFHSPRILKLGYNFQCDMKQLAQSYEDFDCFKHFEMLLDIQNVFKEPRGGLSGLTKEVLGVGLNKTRRNSNWEERPLTRNQLEYAALDAAVLIRIFWHVRSQSQSTGVSNENNTQMEWKSHIISHGGDPTKIKKKMKNVKGCNAGIRESHNLSES, encoded by the exons ATGGGTGTCGAGGAGAAAACTCTCAAGTTATCAGGTGGTAGTATGAGTAATGAAGAATGGTCCATGTCCCGGCATGCCTATTCTGATCTTACCAATGTTTCTCCACTGGTGTTTTTATATCTTCTGAAAGAATGTTACGTTTACG GCACATGCAAGGCAACTGCAAAGTTTTTTGCCCTCCAACATCAAGTCCATCAAGCTTTACATAATAAGCCAAGACCTGGGCCCGCCGTATTTGTGGCTCGTTGTCTCTCTTTATTGCCTATATTCGAATCACACTGTGAAGGTTTTAGTCATTTAATGATCGCAGCTCTTCGCCGTTTATTAAAAACGGGGTCCACACAGGAAGATTTACAGGAAGCAAAGATTCATGCTTCCAAATTATTTGTCATTGCTGTTCGTGGTACTAAAATTCACGATGATAGAATACTTGTGAAAATGCTTGAAGTTTTTGGCATAAGACTTACAGATATTAATGAGGTTTTGTTTCACTCGGATATAAAAAATGATAGCTTTGAAGTTATAGCAAAAGCCTTCGTTGACCAATTTATCTCTAAGCTTCTGGAATCTCAATCGTATATGACAGCTGTTACCCTTCTAGAACATCTCACAATCCGTCACTCTGAAGAGTCGTTTCTTCATGAAATGTTGGAGAAACAAGAATATCGAGCAGCAGAAAAATGGGCTGCATTTATGGGGAAGCCAATGCTGTGTGCACTAATTCGCGGTTATGTCGACAGGAAGCTGCTAAAACAAGCGTACGAGCTTATAAAGAAAAATAATTTGCGTGAAGAATTTCCTGAAGTATATAAAATGGGCAAAGAAAG TCTTATTTGCAGCTCACTTAAGAAGCTAGCGGAAAAAGGATGCTGGGACATAGCAGAGATGAGGGCAAAATCTGATAGGCAACTTCTTGAATATATT GTCTATTTGGCAATGGAAGCTGGTTACTCAGAGAAAGTTGATGAACTATGTGAAAGATACTCTCTAACAGGCTTCATAAAAGCGAAAG AAACTGAAGCTAGCCTTCCGCATATTCGGTATCTGCATCTTGATGAGTTGGCAATAGACGACATCATTTGGGTTGATGAGCCCGTAGGTCTGCATGAAGCAACGTGTCATATTGAGGGATGCAAAGTCATTGGTCTTGATTGTGAATGGAAGCCTAGTTATGAAAAGGGCAGTAAGAACAACAAG GTTTCCATCATGCAGATTGCTACTGAGAAGATGGTTTTCATCATTGACTTGTTAAAGTTGTCCAATGAAGCTCCTGCTGTTCTAGACAGCTGTCTAATCCGTATATTTCATTCGCCTCGGATTTTGAAACTTG GTTATAATTTTCAATGTGATATGAAACAACTGGCTCAATCTTACGAAGATTTTGATTGCTTTAAGCACTTTGAAATGCTACTGGATATTCAGAATGTATTCAAAGAGCCTCGTGGTGGCCTTTCAGGTCTGACAAAG gaagTATTGGGCGTTGGTTTAAACAAGACACGAAGAAACAGTAATTGGGAGGAAAGGCCTTTAACCCGCAATCAG CTCGAATATGCTGCTCTTGATGCTGCAGTACTTATCCGCATATTCTGGCATGTTCGCAGCCAATCACAATCTACCGGTGTTTCAAATGAGAAtaacacccaaatggaatggaaATCCCACATT ATTTCTCATGGAGGTGACCCGACAAAgataaaaaagaaaatgaagaatGTGAAAGGTTGTAACGCAGGAATCAGAGAATCTCATAATCTAAGTGAGAGTTAG
- the LOC110885459 gene encoding exonuclease mut-7 homolog isoform X2: MGVEEKTLKLSGGSMSNEEWSMSRHAYSDLTNVSPLVFLYLLKECYVYGTCKATAKFFALQHQVHQALHNKPRPGPAVFVARCLSLLPIFESHCEGFSHLMIAALRRLLKTGSTQEDLQEAKIHASKLFVIAVRGTKIHDDRILVKMLEVFGIRLTDINEVLFHSDIKNDSFEVIAKAFVDQFISKLLESQSYMTAVTLLEHLTIRHSEESFLHEMLEKQEYRAAEKWAAFMGKPMLCALIRGYVDRKLLKQAYELIKKNNLREEFPEVYKMGKESSLKKLAEKGCWDIAEMRAKSDRQLLEYIVYLAMEAGYSEKVDELCERYSLTGFIKAKETEASLPHIRYLHLDELAIDDIIWVDEPVGLHEATCHIEGCKVIGLDCEWKPSYEKGSKNNKVSIMQIATEKMVFIIDLLKLSNEAPAVLDSCLIRIFHSPRILKLGYNFQCDMKQLAQSYEDFDCFKHFEMLLDIQNVFKEPRGGLSGLTKEVLGVGLNKTRRNSNWEERPLTRNQLEYAALDAAVLIRIFWHVRSQSQSTGVSNENNTQMEWKSHIISHGGDPTKIKKKMKNVKGCNAGIRESHNLSES, encoded by the exons ATGGGTGTCGAGGAGAAAACTCTCAAGTTATCAGGTGGTAGTATGAGTAATGAAGAATGGTCCATGTCCCGGCATGCCTATTCTGATCTTACCAATGTTTCTCCACTGGTGTTTTTATATCTTCTGAAAGAATGTTACGTTTACG GCACATGCAAGGCAACTGCAAAGTTTTTTGCCCTCCAACATCAAGTCCATCAAGCTTTACATAATAAGCCAAGACCTGGGCCCGCCGTATTTGTGGCTCGTTGTCTCTCTTTATTGCCTATATTCGAATCACACTGTGAAGGTTTTAGTCATTTAATGATCGCAGCTCTTCGCCGTTTATTAAAAACGGGGTCCACACAGGAAGATTTACAGGAAGCAAAGATTCATGCTTCCAAATTATTTGTCATTGCTGTTCGTGGTACTAAAATTCACGATGATAGAATACTTGTGAAAATGCTTGAAGTTTTTGGCATAAGACTTACAGATATTAATGAGGTTTTGTTTCACTCGGATATAAAAAATGATAGCTTTGAAGTTATAGCAAAAGCCTTCGTTGACCAATTTATCTCTAAGCTTCTGGAATCTCAATCGTATATGACAGCTGTTACCCTTCTAGAACATCTCACAATCCGTCACTCTGAAGAGTCGTTTCTTCATGAAATGTTGGAGAAACAAGAATATCGAGCAGCAGAAAAATGGGCTGCATTTATGGGGAAGCCAATGCTGTGTGCACTAATTCGCGGTTATGTCGACAGGAAGCTGCTAAAACAAGCGTACGAGCTTATAAAGAAAAATAATTTGCGTGAAGAATTTCCTGAAGTATATAAAATGGGCAAAGAAAG CTCACTTAAGAAGCTAGCGGAAAAAGGATGCTGGGACATAGCAGAGATGAGGGCAAAATCTGATAGGCAACTTCTTGAATATATT GTCTATTTGGCAATGGAAGCTGGTTACTCAGAGAAAGTTGATGAACTATGTGAAAGATACTCTCTAACAGGCTTCATAAAAGCGAAAG AAACTGAAGCTAGCCTTCCGCATATTCGGTATCTGCATCTTGATGAGTTGGCAATAGACGACATCATTTGGGTTGATGAGCCCGTAGGTCTGCATGAAGCAACGTGTCATATTGAGGGATGCAAAGTCATTGGTCTTGATTGTGAATGGAAGCCTAGTTATGAAAAGGGCAGTAAGAACAACAAG GTTTCCATCATGCAGATTGCTACTGAGAAGATGGTTTTCATCATTGACTTGTTAAAGTTGTCCAATGAAGCTCCTGCTGTTCTAGACAGCTGTCTAATCCGTATATTTCATTCGCCTCGGATTTTGAAACTTG GTTATAATTTTCAATGTGATATGAAACAACTGGCTCAATCTTACGAAGATTTTGATTGCTTTAAGCACTTTGAAATGCTACTGGATATTCAGAATGTATTCAAAGAGCCTCGTGGTGGCCTTTCAGGTCTGACAAAG gaagTATTGGGCGTTGGTTTAAACAAGACACGAAGAAACAGTAATTGGGAGGAAAGGCCTTTAACCCGCAATCAG CTCGAATATGCTGCTCTTGATGCTGCAGTACTTATCCGCATATTCTGGCATGTTCGCAGCCAATCACAATCTACCGGTGTTTCAAATGAGAAtaacacccaaatggaatggaaATCCCACATT ATTTCTCATGGAGGTGACCCGACAAAgataaaaaagaaaatgaagaatGTGAAAGGTTGTAACGCAGGAATCAGAGAATCTCATAATCTAAGTGAGAGTTAG